In one Canis lupus dingo isolate Sandy chromosome 16, ASM325472v2, whole genome shotgun sequence genomic region, the following are encoded:
- the AOC1 gene encoding amiloride-sensitive amine oxidase [copper-containing], giving the protein MRPETLALGWAVAATLVLQALTTAKCTSQNLHGKARVFKDLSAQELKAVRRFLWSQEELRLEPSRTPTVAKNSVFLIEMLLPKKQNILRFLNKGGRPPVREARAVIFFGAQEHPNVTEFAVGPLPWPYYMRELPPRPGHRTTWTSRPITWAESVLLGQTLQKTTKPLHQFFLNTTGFSFQDCDSRCLTFTDVAPRGLASGERRSWFILQRSVEGYFLHPTGLELLIDHRSTDPQDWKVEQVWYNGKLYQSPEELARKYEEGQVDVVVLEDLPPKGQGGESTQEPPLFSSYKPRGEFPTPTTVNGPRQVQPQGPRYKLEGNTVHYGGWSFSFRLRSSSGLQILNVHFNCEHIAYEVSVQEAVALYGGHTPAGMQTNYIDVGWGLGSVTHELAPGIDCPDTATFLDALHYYDADDPVRYPRALCVFEMPTGVPLRRHFNSNFSGGFNFYAGLPGQVLVLRTTSTVYNYDYIWDFIFYHNGVLEAKMHATGYIHATFYTPEGLHYGTRLHTHLLGNMHTHLVHYRIDLDVAGTKNSFQTLQMKLENITNPWSPRHHLVQSTLKQMSYHRERQAAFRFGQTLPKYLLFTSPKENRWHHKRSYRLQIHSMADQVLPLGWQQERAVTWARYPLAVTKYRESEVCSSSIYNQNDPWDPPVVFEEFLHNNENIENEDLVAWVTVGFLHIPHSEDIPNTSTPGNSVGFLLRPFNFFPEDPSLASKDTVIVWPRDSGPNYVQRWIPEEDGDCLMPDPFSYNGTYRPV; this is encoded by the exons ATGCGGCCAGAGAcgctggccctgggctgggccgTCGCCGCCACCCTGGTGCTACAGGCACTGACCACGGCCAAGTGCACCTCACAGAACCTGCATGGCAAGGCCAGGGTGTTCAAAGACCTGAGCGCCCAAGAGCTGAAGGCTGTGCGCCGCTTCCTCTGGTCCCAGGAGGAGCTGAGGCTGGAGCCCTCTAGAACACCGACGGTGGCCAAGAACTCCGTGTTCCTCATTGAGATGCTGCTACCCAAGAAGCAAAACATACTGAGATTTCTGAATAAAGGTGGAAGGCCTCCTGTTCGGGAGGCCCGTGCTGTCATCTTCTTCGGAGCCCAGGAGCATCCCAATGTCACCGAGTTTGCGGTGGGGCCCCTGCCATGGCCTTACTACATGCGAGAGctgccccccaggcctgggcacCGCACCACGTGGACCTCCCGACCCATCACCTGGGCAGAGTCTGTCCTCCTGGGCCAGACCCTGCAGAAGACCACCAAACCCCTGCACCAATTTTTTCTTAATACCACAGGCTTTTCTTTCCAAGACTGTGACTCTCGATGCCTAACTTTCACAGACGTGGCACCTCGGGGCTTGGCCTCCGGTGAGCGCCGCTCCTGGTTCATCCTACAGCGCTCTGTAGAAGGCTACTTTTTGCACCCCACTGGCCTGGAGCTCCTCATAGATCACAGGAGCACAGACCCCCAAGACTGGAAAGTGGAGCAGGTCTGGTACAATGGAAAGCTCTACCAGAGCCCGGAAGAGCTGGCTCGGAAGTATGAAGAGGGACAGGTGGATGTGGTGGTTCTGGAGGACCTTCCCCCCAAGGGCCAGGGCGGGGAGAGCACCCAGGAACCGCCCCTCTTCTCCTCCTACAAGCCACGTGGGgagttccccacccccaccaccgtGAACGGCCCCCGGCAGGTGCAACCCCAAGGCCCCCGCTACAAGCTGGAGGGCAACACAGTGCACTACGGCGGCTGGAGCTTCTCTTTCAGGCTGCGCTCCTCCTCGGGGCTACAGATCCTGAACGTGCACTTCAACTGTGAGCACATCGCCTATGAGGTGAGCGTGCAGGAGGCCGTGGCACTGTACGGAGGGCACACGCCTGCAGGCATGCAGACCAACTACATCGACGTGGGCTGGGGCTTGGGCAGCGTCACTCACGAGTTGGCCCCCGGCATCGACTGCCCGGACACGGCCACCTTCCTGGATGCCCTCCACTACTATGATGCCGATGACCCCGTGCGCTACCCGCGAGCCCTCTGCGTGTTTGAGATGCCCACAGGCGTGCCCCTTCGCCGACACTTCAATTCCAACTTCAGTGGGGGCTTCAACTTCTATGCCGGGCTGCCGGGCCAGGTGCTGGTGCTACGGACGACGTCAACCGTCTACAACTATGACTACATCTGGGACTTCATCTTCTACCACAACGGGGTGCTGGAAGCCAAGATGCACGCCACTGGCTACATCCACGCCACCTTCTACACCCCCGAGGGGCTGCACTATGGGACCCGCCTGCACACACACCTGCTTGGCAACATGCACACTCACTTAGTGCATTACCGCATTGACCTGGACGTGGCAG GCACCAAGAATAGTTTCCAGACCCTGCAGATGAAGCTAGAGAACATCACCAACCCCTGGAGCCCAAGACACCACCTGGTCCAATCAACCCTGAAGCAGATGAGTTACCACCGGGAGCGCCAGGCAGCCTTCCGCTTCGGACAGACTCTGCCCAAGTACCTGCTCTTTACTAGTCCCAAGGAGAACCGCTGGCATCATAAGCGCAGCTACCGGCTACAGATCCACTCCATGGCCGACCAGGTGCTGCCCCTGGGCTGGCAGCAGGAGCGGGCTGTCACCTGGGCCAG GTACCCCCTGGCAGTGACCAAGTACCGGGAATCAGAGGTGTGCAGCAGCAGCATCTATAACCAGAACGATCCCTGGGACCCACCTGTGGTCTTTGAGGAGTTTCTCCACAACAATGAGAACATTGAAAACGAG GACTTGGTGGCCTGGGTCACCGTGGGTTTTCTGCACATTCCCCACTCAGAGGACATCCCTAACACTTCCACACCGGGAAACTCCGTGGGCTTCCTGCTCCGGCCTTTCAACTTCTTCCCTGAGGACCCATCCCTGGCGTCCAAAGACACCGTGATTGTGTGGCCTCGGGACAGTGGCCCCAACTATGTCCAGCGCTGGATCCCTGAGGAGGATGGGGACTGCTTAATGCCTGACCCTTTTAGCTACAATGGAACCTACAGGCCTGTGTGA